The following coding sequences lie in one Corynebacterium humireducens NBRC 106098 = DSM 45392 genomic window:
- the recN gene encoding DNA repair protein RecN → MLADIAIENLGVIPAASAELSAGLTVLTGETGAGKTMVVTGLRLLAGGRADASRVRGGAPQAVVEGRFVTTTLAPEVSAQVTELVDAAGGAADENGEFIASRTVNASGRSRAHLGGRSVPAATLAEFTSPLLTIHGQNDQLRLLAPGQQLAALDRFDPAIAPLLSDYREAWRTWRDLARDLRQRTESRRELAQEIDRLQFALDEIDAVDPEPGEDVELLTQIRRLQDVDTLREEASTALAAIDGPEALGGYSEEDPASTLLGRAEAALTASEDTQLTELGARLTEITSQLSDIAVELGGFLADLPADPSLLEESLQRQQQLKMLTRKYAPDIDGVLAWRDKARTRLGRIDISSEALDELKKQVAAAEKKMKAAARKLSTARGRAAAALADAVTAELQGLAMAKARLTVDVRRVAPGVDGADEVELMLAPNAATEPRPLASSASGGELSRVMLALEVILSAGTQGATLVFDEVDAGVGGRAAVEIGRRLARLATRNQVIVVTHLPQVAAYADTHLHVAKNVGDEAVTSGVLTLSPEERVEELARMLAGLDDTDTGRAHAAELLERARSERRAFTTG, encoded by the coding sequence ATGCTTGCAGACATCGCCATCGAGAACCTCGGTGTCATCCCAGCCGCCTCCGCCGAACTCTCCGCGGGACTCACCGTGCTGACGGGTGAGACCGGCGCCGGCAAGACGATGGTCGTCACCGGCCTGCGTCTGCTCGCCGGGGGCCGCGCCGACGCCTCCCGCGTGCGCGGCGGCGCACCGCAGGCGGTGGTCGAGGGGCGTTTCGTCACCACGACACTGGCGCCCGAGGTGTCCGCGCAGGTCACCGAGCTGGTCGACGCCGCCGGCGGCGCCGCCGACGAGAACGGCGAGTTCATCGCCTCCCGCACCGTCAACGCGTCCGGGCGTTCCCGTGCCCACCTGGGGGGCCGTTCCGTCCCGGCCGCCACCCTCGCGGAGTTCACCTCCCCGCTGCTCACCATCCACGGCCAGAACGACCAGCTCCGGCTGCTCGCCCCGGGCCAGCAGCTGGCGGCGCTGGACCGTTTCGACCCGGCCATCGCCCCGCTGCTCTCCGACTACCGGGAGGCGTGGCGCACCTGGCGGGACCTGGCCCGTGACCTGCGGCAGCGCACGGAGTCCCGCCGTGAACTGGCCCAGGAGATCGACCGTCTGCAGTTCGCCCTCGACGAGATCGACGCCGTCGACCCGGAGCCGGGGGAGGATGTGGAACTGCTCACGCAGATCCGGCGGCTCCAGGATGTCGACACGCTCCGGGAGGAGGCCTCCACCGCGCTGGCCGCGATCGACGGACCGGAGGCCCTGGGCGGCTACTCCGAGGAGGACCCCGCCTCCACGCTGCTCGGACGCGCGGAGGCCGCCCTCACCGCCTCCGAGGACACACAGCTCACGGAGCTGGGGGCGCGGCTCACGGAGATCACCAGCCAGCTCAGCGACATCGCCGTCGAGCTGGGCGGCTTCCTCGCCGACCTGCCCGCGGACCCGTCCCTGCTGGAGGAGTCCCTGCAGCGTCAGCAGCAGCTCAAGATGCTCACCCGCAAGTACGCCCCCGACATCGACGGCGTGCTCGCGTGGCGGGACAAGGCCCGCACGCGGCTGGGACGCATCGACATCTCCTCCGAGGCCCTCGACGAGCTGAAGAAGCAGGTCGCCGCCGCCGAGAAGAAGATGAAGGCGGCCGCCCGGAAGCTGAGCACGGCGCGGGGGAGGGCCGCCGCCGCGCTGGCGGACGCGGTGACCGCCGAGCTGCAGGGACTGGCAATGGCGAAGGCCCGGCTCACGGTCGATGTCCGCCGTGTCGCCCCGGGGGTCGACGGCGCGGACGAGGTCGAGCTCATGCTGGCCCCCAACGCCGCCACCGAACCCCGCCCCCTGGCGTCGAGCGCCTCGGGCGGTGAGCTCTCCCGCGTCATGCTGGCGTTGGAGGTCATCCTCTCCGCCGGGACGCAGGGCGCGACGCTGGTCTTCGACGAGGTCGACGCCGGTGTCGGTGGCCGGGCGGCGGTGGAGATCGGGCGGCGTCTGGCGCGGCTGGCGACGCGGAACCAGGTGATCGTCGTGACGCACCTCCCGCAGGTGGCGGCCTACGCCGACACGCACCTGCACGTCGCCAAGAACGTGGGCGATGAGGCGGTGACCTCGGGTGTGCTCACCCTCAGCCCGGAGGAGCGTGTGGAGGAGCTGGCCCGCATGCTCGCGGGACTCGACGACACCGACACCGGACGTGCCCACGCGGCGGAGCTGCTGGAACGGGCCCGCAGCGAGCGGCGCGCCTTCACCACCGGGTAG
- the steA gene encoding putative cytokinetic ring protein SteA codes for MSLFSRTADLPGLQGTLRDCTAGGKGLQRLRAGDIAVINTADISRRDAQLLIDARPAAVVNMSRFSTGAVPNFGPHMLLDADVLLIEDTGLELAAGIRDGKKGRITEDGAVHLADRQIGAGRVVTAEEVEASFTEAQQSLVDHMEAFFGNTIQFIHSEGPLLIDGLGIPDTGADISGRKALVVSPGPDHRNEVKLLRNFIREYDPVIIGVDAAADTLLELGYKPDLIVGNPAGIGADTLRSGGRVILPADPDGHAAGLERIQDLGVGAMTFPAATDSATDLALLLADYHGAQIIVNAGSPFDLDAVFANDPAATPTALLTRSKLGARLVDASAISDLYTVNSGRGTAWLWAVLGILVAAAAIVLIVGLSGSGTFSDNLIDTWNSIALTFQGWFK; via the coding sequence ATGAGTCTGTTCTCCCGCACCGCCGACCTGCCCGGTCTGCAGGGCACCCTCCGCGACTGCACCGCCGGGGGCAAGGGTCTCCAGCGCCTGCGCGCCGGTGACATCGCCGTCATCAACACCGCCGACATCTCGCGCCGTGACGCCCAGCTGCTCATCGACGCGCGCCCCGCGGCCGTCGTGAACATGTCGCGGTTCTCCACGGGAGCGGTCCCCAACTTCGGCCCCCACATGCTTCTCGACGCCGACGTCCTCCTCATCGAGGACACCGGCCTCGAACTGGCCGCCGGCATCCGGGACGGCAAGAAGGGCCGCATCACCGAGGACGGCGCCGTCCACCTCGCGGACCGGCAGATCGGTGCCGGCCGGGTGGTCACCGCCGAGGAGGTGGAGGCCAGCTTCACCGAGGCGCAGCAGTCCCTGGTGGACCACATGGAGGCGTTCTTCGGCAACACCATCCAGTTCATCCACTCCGAGGGGCCGCTGCTCATCGACGGCCTCGGCATCCCGGACACCGGCGCGGACATCTCCGGCCGGAAGGCACTCGTGGTCAGCCCCGGCCCCGACCACCGCAACGAGGTGAAGCTGCTGCGCAACTTCATCCGCGAGTACGACCCCGTCATCATCGGCGTCGACGCCGCCGCGGACACGCTGCTGGAGCTCGGCTACAAGCCGGACCTCATCGTGGGCAACCCGGCGGGCATCGGGGCGGACACGCTGCGCAGCGGCGGTCGCGTCATCCTGCCGGCCGACCCGGACGGCCACGCGGCCGGCCTGGAACGCATCCAGGACCTCGGCGTCGGAGCCATGACCTTCCCGGCGGCGACCGACTCGGCCACCGACCTGGCGCTGCTGCTCGCCGACTACCACGGGGCGCAGATCATCGTGAACGCGGGCAGCCCCTTCGACCTGGACGCGGTCTTCGCCAACGATCCGGCGGCCACGCCGACCGCGCTGCTCACCCGTTCCAAGCTGGGGGCTCGCCTCGTCGACGCCTCCGCCATCTCCGACCTGTACACCGTCAACTCCGGCCGCGGCACGGCCTGGCTGTGGGCGGTCCTCGGCATCCTCGTGGCCGCCGCCGCGATCGTGCTCATCGTGGGACTGTCCGGCTCGGGGACCTTCAGCGACAATCTCATCGACACCTGGAACAGCATCGCGCTGACCTTCCAGGGCTGGTTCAAGTAG
- a CDS encoding copper transporter — protein MGSTTGRAGWLIGGLGFGVAAGVALGTLVLAPNMPEGSGRNTAELAAAQERADIAEAQAASADSVVGDLAAGAVHDTLGDRPVLVLRTADAAEEDVAGVATLLAEAGAVDAGTITLAEQFLTAEGADQLKSIVANTLPAGAQLSEDRLDPGLHAGEALGSALLLAPESGEEQASSEERGLLLRALRDAGFLDYEDGTILPAQVAVVITGDSDGTQGIAARTLADFVGALDARGNGAVLAGRIHTASDTGAVGLVRATADNGVSTVDSVDRAVGRMATVLAVREQLAGETGAYGSAESAEAASPAP, from the coding sequence ATGGGTTCCACCACCGGCCGCGCAGGCTGGCTCATCGGCGGCCTCGGTTTCGGCGTCGCCGCCGGCGTCGCACTGGGCACACTCGTGCTCGCCCCGAACATGCCGGAGGGCTCCGGGCGGAACACCGCCGAGCTCGCGGCCGCCCAGGAGCGGGCCGACATCGCCGAGGCCCAGGCGGCCTCCGCGGACAGCGTCGTCGGCGACCTCGCCGCGGGCGCGGTCCATGACACCCTCGGCGACCGCCCGGTCCTGGTCCTGCGCACCGCGGACGCGGCGGAGGAGGACGTGGCGGGCGTCGCGACGCTGCTCGCCGAGGCCGGCGCCGTCGACGCCGGCACGATCACCCTGGCGGAGCAGTTCCTCACCGCCGAGGGCGCGGACCAGCTGAAATCCATCGTGGCCAACACCCTGCCGGCCGGTGCGCAGCTCTCCGAGGACCGCCTCGACCCGGGCCTGCACGCCGGGGAGGCACTCGGTTCGGCGCTCCTGCTCGCCCCGGAATCGGGTGAGGAGCAGGCCAGCTCCGAGGAACGCGGCCTGCTGCTGCGTGCCCTACGGGACGCCGGTTTCCTCGACTACGAGGACGGGACGATCCTGCCGGCCCAGGTCGCCGTGGTGATCACCGGCGACTCCGACGGCACGCAGGGCATCGCCGCCCGCACGCTCGCCGACTTCGTCGGGGCCCTCGACGCCCGCGGCAACGGGGCCGTCCTGGCCGGACGCATCCACACCGCCTCCGACACCGGCGCCGTCGGCCTCGTGCGCGCGACGGCCGACAACGGCGTGTCCACCGTCGACTCCGTCGACCGGGCCGTCGGCCGGATGGCCACGGTGCTCGCCGTGCGGGAGCAGCTGGCGGGGGAGACCGGCGCCTACGGCTCCGCGGAGTCCGCCGAGGCGGCCAGCCCGGCGCCCTAG
- a CDS encoding NAD kinase: MTDRQVLLVPHTGRSKNLSAAERTAELLDAAGITVRVLVHQDGRPLEGSRILAPLERVTHTADAAEGCELVLVLGGDGTFLRAADLAHAVDVPVLGINLGHVGFLAEWEAESLDAAIQRVIDRSYRVEDRMTVDVTVLDNDLEVIGRGWALNEVSVENLNRRGVLDAILEVDGRPVSSFGCDGVLISTPTGSTAYAFSAGGPVLWPELDAILVVPNNAHALFTKPLVVSPYSTVAVESNPGASPAMAVMDGFRPIPMPPGSRVEVVRGARPVRWVRLDESTFTDRLVTKLRLPVSGWRGPRTTPTPKEN, translated from the coding sequence ATGACCGACCGTCAGGTGCTGCTCGTCCCGCACACGGGCCGCAGTAAGAACCTCTCCGCCGCGGAACGCACCGCCGAGCTTCTCGACGCCGCCGGCATCACCGTCCGCGTCCTCGTCCACCAGGACGGCCGCCCGCTGGAGGGCAGCCGGATCCTCGCCCCGCTGGAGCGGGTCACCCACACCGCGGACGCCGCGGAGGGCTGCGAGCTGGTGCTCGTCCTCGGTGGCGACGGCACCTTCCTCCGCGCCGCCGACCTGGCGCACGCCGTGGACGTGCCCGTGCTGGGCATCAACCTCGGGCACGTCGGCTTCCTCGCCGAGTGGGAGGCGGAGTCCCTCGACGCCGCGATCCAGCGCGTCATCGACCGCTCCTACCGGGTGGAGGACCGGATGACGGTGGACGTCACCGTCCTGGACAACGACCTCGAGGTCATCGGCCGGGGCTGGGCGCTCAACGAGGTGAGCGTGGAGAACCTCAACCGGCGTGGCGTCCTCGACGCGATCCTGGAGGTGGACGGCCGCCCGGTCTCCTCCTTCGGGTGTGACGGCGTGCTGATCTCCACGCCGACCGGTTCCACCGCCTACGCCTTCTCCGCCGGCGGGCCGGTGCTCTGGCCGGAGCTCGACGCGATCCTCGTCGTCCCGAACAACGCGCACGCGCTGTTCACGAAGCCGCTGGTGGTGTCGCCGTACTCGACGGTGGCGGTGGAGTCCAACCCGGGCGCCTCCCCGGCGATGGCGGTCATGGACGGTTTCCGTCCGATCCCCATGCCGCCCGGTTCGCGCGTCGAGGTGGTGCGGGGTGCCCGTCCGGTGCGGTGGGTGCGTCTCGACGAGTCGACGTTCACCGACCGTCTGGTGACCAAGCTGCGGCTCCCTGTCTCCGGTTGGCGGGGTCCGCGTACGACGCCGACTCCCAAGGAGAACTAG
- a CDS encoding HAD-IIA family hydrolase: MSLLSAHDALLLDLDGTVWEGGRAVAGAVEAVNAAGVPALYITNNAMRSPESVAEKLQGIGLQAEAADVVTAAQAAIDLAAEHLQPGDAVYVIGTASFRELVRAAGYRVVDSAAEQPRAVLQGLDPEAGWAELSEAALAIRGGATYFASNLDTTLPSERGLLVGNGSMVAAVVSATEVTPTSAGKPEPAMFLTAARRLNAQRPLVVGDRLDTDIEGGNAAGMPTLHVLTGVSGHIALLEAPKELRPTYVAEDLGALTADPTTLRPGAQGGFTARVDGNDILLDRGRPESTSIEALRTVLEVAWAMKRPADLIRPISEHAARAVSDWW, from the coding sequence ATGAGTCTCCTGAGCGCACACGATGCCCTTCTCCTCGACCTCGACGGAACTGTCTGGGAAGGAGGACGCGCCGTCGCCGGAGCGGTGGAGGCGGTCAACGCCGCCGGGGTGCCGGCCCTGTACATCACGAACAACGCCATGCGCTCCCCGGAGTCCGTGGCGGAGAAGCTGCAGGGCATCGGTCTGCAGGCGGAGGCGGCGGACGTCGTCACCGCGGCGCAGGCCGCCATCGACCTGGCCGCGGAGCACCTGCAGCCCGGCGACGCCGTCTACGTGATCGGCACCGCCTCCTTCCGGGAGCTGGTCCGTGCCGCCGGCTACCGGGTCGTCGACTCAGCCGCCGAGCAGCCGCGGGCCGTCCTCCAGGGTCTGGATCCGGAGGCCGGGTGGGCGGAGCTGTCCGAGGCGGCGCTCGCGATCCGTGGCGGTGCCACCTACTTCGCATCCAACCTGGACACCACTCTGCCGTCCGAGCGGGGTCTGCTCGTGGGCAACGGTTCGATGGTGGCGGCGGTGGTCTCCGCGACGGAGGTCACCCCGACCTCGGCGGGCAAGCCGGAGCCGGCGATGTTCCTCACCGCCGCCCGTCGCCTCAACGCGCAGCGTCCGCTGGTGGTCGGTGACCGCCTGGACACCGACATCGAGGGCGGCAATGCCGCCGGCATGCCGACCCTCCACGTCCTCACGGGTGTGTCCGGCCACATCGCGCTGCTGGAGGCACCGAAGGAGCTGCGTCCCACCTACGTCGCCGAGGACCTCGGCGCGCTGACCGCGGACCCTACCACCCTGCGCCCGGGCGCCCAGGGTGGTTTCACCGCCCGCGTCGACGGCAACGACATCCTGCTCGACCGCGGCCGCCCCGAGTCCACGTCGATCGAGGCGCTGCGCACCGTCCTCGAGGTCGCCTGGGCCATGAAGAGGCCCGCCGACCTCATCCGTCCGATCAGCGAGCACGCCGCCCGGGCCGTCTCCGACTGGTGGTGA
- a CDS encoding TlyA family RNA methyltransferase, which produces MAPTRRRLDAELVRRKIARSREQAVDMIKAGRVYVGGFQALKPATVVEPEVSIRVEEAADEDWASRGAHKLLGALEAFEPQGLSVAGKKVLDAGASTGGFTDVLLRRDAAEVVAADVGYGQLLWRLQNDPRVTVLDRTNVRTLTPEMCGGPCDMMVGDLSFISLRLTLPAIADSLREGADLLPMVKPQFEVGKDRLGSGGVVRSPQLRAEVTREVAEFALTLGLSCRGVVASPLPGPSGNVEYFLWLVKDGGATAPDPEQLESMITTAVQEGP; this is translated from the coding sequence ATGGCTCCCACCCGTAGGCGGCTCGACGCTGAGCTCGTCCGCCGGAAGATCGCCCGCTCGCGTGAGCAGGCCGTCGACATGATCAAGGCCGGCCGCGTGTACGTCGGCGGATTCCAGGCGCTGAAGCCGGCGACCGTCGTGGAACCGGAGGTGTCCATCCGCGTGGAGGAGGCCGCCGACGAGGACTGGGCCTCGCGGGGCGCCCACAAGCTGCTCGGGGCGCTCGAGGCCTTCGAGCCGCAGGGGCTGAGCGTCGCCGGGAAGAAGGTGCTCGACGCGGGTGCCTCGACCGGCGGGTTCACGGACGTCCTGCTGCGTCGCGACGCCGCCGAGGTCGTCGCCGCCGACGTCGGTTACGGGCAGCTGCTCTGGCGTCTGCAGAATGACCCGCGGGTGACGGTGCTGGACCGGACGAACGTCCGCACGCTCACCCCGGAGATGTGCGGAGGGCCCTGCGACATGATGGTCGGTGACCTCTCCTTCATCTCCCTGCGTCTGACGCTGCCGGCGATCGCCGACTCGCTGCGGGAGGGGGCGGATCTGCTGCCGATGGTGAAGCCGCAGTTCGAGGTGGGCAAGGACCGCCTCGGTTCCGGGGGCGTGGTCCGGAGCCCGCAGCTGCGGGCCGAGGTGACCCGCGAGGTCGCCGAGTTCGCCCTCACGCTGGGCCTGAGCTGCCGTGGAGTGGTGGCCTCACCGCTGCCCGGTCCCAGCGGAAACGTAGAATACTTCCTATGGCTGGTCAAGGACGGCGGCGCCACCGCTCCGGACCCTGAACAGCTGGAGTCCATGATCACCACTGCCGTGCAGGAGGGTCCTTAA